One genomic segment of Erythrobacter sp. THAF29 includes these proteins:
- a CDS encoding FliH/SctL family protein — translation MANSSEWIQNLAASGSGQPVWLSALTSPAEFAEGPPFARKPLSMAPEPPPAEPEAAIAKAREEGEAAGRAAAQAEYRKADENRRALQLAFRALDQAAMDALAAELTETVIELCGQVLSECAIEKQQLSERARAAAMLLGGAPEHMKLRLHPDDIGELGHAALEGMQCVADPELPRGSLRLESPDGEVHDGPDQWRRAIAEALRG, via the coding sequence GTGGCGAATTCGTCTGAGTGGATTCAGAACCTTGCCGCATCCGGCAGTGGCCAACCCGTTTGGCTCTCTGCCCTAACCAGTCCTGCCGAATTTGCCGAAGGGCCGCCATTTGCGCGCAAGCCCCTCTCCATGGCTCCCGAGCCGCCGCCGGCCGAACCCGAGGCCGCGATTGCCAAGGCTCGCGAGGAAGGCGAGGCTGCGGGACGTGCCGCGGCGCAGGCCGAGTATCGCAAGGCCGATGAGAACCGCCGTGCCCTGCAACTGGCTTTCCGCGCGCTCGACCAGGCGGCGATGGACGCGCTGGCGGCCGAGCTCACCGAAACCGTGATCGAGCTGTGTGGGCAAGTGCTTAGTGAGTGCGCGATCGAAAAACAGCAGCTTTCCGAACGCGCACGCGCTGCGGCCATGCTCCTTGGGGGAGCGCCGGAACATATGAAACTGCGCTTGCATCCAGACGATATCGGCGAATTGGGCCATGCAGCCCTCGAAGGCATGCAATGCGTGGCCGATCCCGAACTGCCGCGCGGCTCGCTAAGGCTGGAGAGCCCGGATGGAGAAGTCCATGACGGCCCCGACCAGTGGCGCCGTGCCATTGCCGAGGCGCTCCGCGGATGA
- a CDS encoding FliI/YscN family ATPase, with the protein MIEVMQIELARMRKVHIAAGPVRTGRVVSCDGGMIEVAGLPLPIGSLGAIENEDGGQSLAEVIGFRSGHSLMMLLGDTVLLRPDAAVRALGNPGSVRLGNALLGRAVDGLGKPIDGGPPLALTETWSLAGQREGALERAPVTRPFDCGVRAINALATMGVGQRLGVIAGSGVGKSVLIDTIAGHAEADVIVVALIGERAREVSDFVARHMEGPRRGRIVVVAVPADHAPNLRLRAAQYASAIAEYFRAQGKNALLIVDSLTRVAHAARELALLLGEPGAARGYPPSALATITRLVERAGNSARTGGAVTGLYTVLADGDDAQDPVVDTARAILDGHILLSRELAQRGHYPAIDVPASLSRVMDDLVEQQIAEAARRVRALVSAREENRDLVLMGAYRAGSDPLVDAALEHSAAIDAFLTQERGEAVGLEQSLVALRELAANA; encoded by the coding sequence ATGATCGAGGTCATGCAGATCGAGCTTGCGCGCATGCGTAAGGTGCACATTGCAGCCGGACCGGTTCGCACGGGCCGGGTCGTCAGCTGCGATGGAGGGATGATCGAGGTCGCGGGCCTGCCGCTTCCCATCGGTTCGCTCGGAGCAATCGAGAACGAGGATGGCGGGCAGTCGCTCGCCGAGGTGATCGGGTTTCGCAGCGGTCATTCGCTTATGATGCTGCTCGGAGACACTGTTCTCCTGCGGCCAGATGCCGCAGTTCGCGCGCTTGGCAATCCCGGCTCGGTGCGGCTGGGCAATGCGCTGCTCGGTCGTGCGGTCGACGGGCTGGGCAAACCCATCGATGGAGGGCCGCCACTGGCGTTGACCGAGACATGGTCGCTGGCCGGCCAGCGCGAGGGCGCGCTCGAACGTGCTCCTGTCACGAGGCCATTCGATTGTGGGGTGCGTGCCATCAATGCGCTCGCGACGATGGGCGTGGGACAGCGGCTCGGCGTGATAGCGGGTTCGGGCGTCGGCAAGTCCGTGCTGATCGACACGATCGCCGGCCATGCAGAGGCCGATGTGATCGTCGTCGCGCTGATCGGCGAGCGTGCGCGCGAGGTTTCCGATTTCGTCGCCCGGCACATGGAAGGTCCGCGGCGCGGCCGGATCGTCGTGGTCGCGGTCCCGGCAGATCATGCGCCAAACCTGCGCCTTCGCGCCGCGCAATATGCCAGCGCGATAGCCGAATACTTCCGCGCGCAGGGCAAGAATGCATTGCTGATCGTCGACAGCCTGACGCGTGTTGCCCATGCGGCGCGCGAGCTGGCCCTGCTGCTTGGCGAACCCGGGGCCGCCCGAGGCTATCCTCCTTCCGCACTTGCCACGATAACGCGGCTGGTCGAGCGCGCCGGCAATTCGGCGCGAACCGGCGGAGCGGTGACGGGGCTCTACACCGTGCTCGCCGACGGAGACGATGCACAGGACCCGGTTGTCGATACCGCGCGCGCGATTCTCGACGGACACATCCTGCTGTCCCGCGAGCTTGCCCAGCGCGGCCATTATCCTGCGATAGACGTGCCCGCTTCGCTGAGCCGGGTGATGGATGACCTTGTCGAACAGCAAATCGCCGAGGCGGCGCGACGCGTTCGGGCGCTCGTCTCCGCGCGCGAGGAAAACCGCGATCTCGTACTTATGGGAGCATACCGTGCGGGCTCCGATCCGCTGGTGGATGCGGCGCTTGAGCATTCCGCGGCAATCGATGCGTTCCTGACGCAGGAGCGGGGCGAGGCGGTCGGCCTTGAGCAGAGCCTCGTCGCCTTGCGAGAGCTTGCAGCCAATGCGTGA
- a CDS encoding flagellar basal body-associated FliL family protein, with product MAKDKKDEDEKPKGGAMKIIVMAIVLLAIGAGGAYGAFAAGLLGGEGESGPDIPQFVRKGEADPYELPSKGGGKDEAPVVYGDGGSEYRTAYYSFEESFTSNLADSPGLIQVDLAVSTQRDGRVLLWVKNHELAIRSAILAQLAATPEAEVYSVEGKKKLSERLTKAINEVLEEKEGFGGIEAVHFKGFLVQ from the coding sequence ATGGCCAAGGACAAGAAAGACGAAGACGAGAAACCCAAGGGCGGTGCGATGAAGATCATCGTTATGGCGATCGTCCTGCTGGCCATTGGCGCGGGCGGTGCCTATGGCGCCTTTGCCGCCGGGTTGCTTGGCGGGGAGGGCGAAAGCGGCCCGGATATCCCGCAATTTGTACGCAAGGGAGAAGCCGATCCTTACGAGTTGCCGTCCAAAGGCGGAGGCAAGGACGAGGCGCCTGTAGTCTACGGCGACGGCGGAAGCGAGTATCGCACCGCCTATTACAGCTTCGAAGAGAGCTTCACCTCGAACCTCGCGGATTCGCCGGGACTGATCCAGGTCGACCTCGCAGTATCGACCCAGCGCGATGGGCGTGTGCTGCTTTGGGTCAAGAACCACGAATTGGCGATCCGCTCGGCGATCCTCGCGCAACTAGCCGCGACACCCGAGGCCGAGGTGTATTCGGTCGAAGGCAAGAAAAAGCTTTCCGAGCGCCTGACCAAGGCCATCAACGAAGTGCTCGAGGAAAAGGAAGGTTTCGGCGGAATCGAAGCCGTGCATTTCAAAGGGTTCCTCGTCCAGTGA
- a CDS encoding flagellar motor switch protein FliM has translation MPIDNSQAFAAARPVAQHCAELVTRGPRPEERAEALAAWRRDLASVLARDLAQLLSGDRPKVSIGEPETLTGKEAFERIGPVAAYSLLRCGESQTTVLLSFDFATAIALTDRSFGGEGKPVEDIPEQLPRSATLLVEQFAVLTARAIGAAGDGEAGDATNASVSGDVIARSDSAARLKPFGPDTECAVLTVQISAGADLSWSALLALPADRLDILLPGTDRTCGQRQTLSPETAATKRPFARIPLTLEAVLAEIDLSLGRLGALKPGDEIPLAMPRTVPLKVGEEVFAHGTLGTFEDRMALRLTANPSPGVSS, from the coding sequence ATGCCCATCGACAACAGCCAGGCATTCGCCGCCGCCAGACCGGTCGCGCAGCATTGCGCCGAATTGGTGACGCGCGGGCCGCGTCCTGAAGAACGCGCCGAGGCGCTCGCCGCATGGCGGCGGGATCTTGCGAGCGTTCTTGCTCGCGATTTGGCGCAGCTGCTCTCGGGCGACCGCCCCAAGGTGAGCATCGGTGAGCCCGAGACGCTTACCGGCAAGGAAGCGTTCGAGCGCATAGGGCCGGTGGCGGCGTACAGCCTGCTGCGTTGCGGAGAGAGCCAGACCACAGTGCTGCTCTCGTTCGACTTTGCCACGGCGATCGCGCTCACCGATCGTTCGTTCGGCGGTGAAGGCAAGCCGGTCGAAGACATTCCAGAACAGCTGCCTCGATCGGCCACTTTGCTGGTTGAACAATTCGCAGTCCTTACAGCGCGTGCAATCGGCGCGGCGGGCGATGGCGAGGCGGGCGACGCTACCAATGCGTCCGTGAGCGGAGACGTTATCGCCCGCAGCGACAGCGCGGCGCGGCTGAAGCCGTTCGGTCCGGATACCGAATGCGCGGTGCTGACAGTCCAAATCTCTGCAGGAGCGGACCTGTCGTGGAGCGCGCTGCTGGCGCTCCCGGCAGACCGTCTCGACATCCTTCTTCCCGGCACCGACCGCACGTGCGGCCAACGGCAAACGCTGTCGCCCGAAACGGCCGCGACCAAACGACCGTTCGCGCGCATCCCGTTGACGCTCGAAGCGGTCCTTGCCGAGATAGACCTCTCTCTTGGGCGGCTTGGAGCCTTGAAGCCCGGAGATGAAATCCCGCTCGCAATGCCGCGCACTGTCCCGCTCAAGGTGGGAGAGGAGGTATTCGCCCATGGCACCCTCGGCACGTTCGAGGATCGCATGGCGCTGCGGCTGACCGCCAATCCTTCACCTGGAGTTTCATCATGA
- a CDS encoding FliM/FliN family flagellar motor switch protein: protein MTAHPSALHRFGDVSVRLSVELGRADLPLKEVLALGEGSVVPLNRLTDELLDVTANGKVIARGEVVAQDGRFALRIVSLEGGDEEEAEPADASDTSPAGSKQP from the coding sequence ATGACCGCTCACCCAAGCGCGCTTCACCGCTTTGGCGATGTTTCAGTGCGCCTTTCGGTTGAATTGGGCCGCGCCGACCTGCCTTTGAAAGAGGTGCTCGCGCTCGGCGAGGGAAGCGTCGTTCCGCTCAACCGTCTGACCGACGAATTGCTCGACGTAACCGCCAACGGCAAGGTCATCGCGCGCGGTGAAGTCGTTGCGCAAGACGGGCGGTTTGCGCTGCGCATCGTCAGCCTTGAAGGCGGAGACGAAGAGGAAGCAGAGCCAGCGGACGCCTCCGATACTTCGCCTGCTGGTTCCAAACAGCCATGA
- a CDS encoding flagellar biogenesis protein produces MAEYILRLALLLPLLALLIWGSLRLTKFLQTRMVGDPAEAQSLRLVQTSLIAPGLKLAVVRFHDREILIGCSRQGLVRLGESEARSGISQATEDS; encoded by the coding sequence ATGGCCGAATACATCCTTCGTCTTGCGCTGCTGCTCCCGCTGCTCGCGCTGCTGATCTGGGGGAGCCTGAGGCTCACGAAGTTCCTCCAGACGCGGATGGTAGGCGACCCCGCGGAGGCGCAGTCGCTCCGCCTCGTCCAGACGAGCCTGATCGCGCCGGGCCTGAAGCTCGCCGTAGTACGTTTCCATGACCGCGAGATCCTGATCGGCTGTTCCCGTCAGGGGCTTGTAAGGCTCGGCGAGAGCGAGGCTCGCAGCGGCATATCGCAGGCGACGGAGGACAGCTGA
- the fliP gene encoding flagellar type III secretion system pore protein FliP (The bacterial flagellar biogenesis protein FliP forms a type III secretion system (T3SS)-type pore required for flagellar assembly.), with protein MRLRILIAGLACLAALTMFALSDAALAAGPAVDTPGIGSAIERALGSEGAGEDTPLSFSLQLLVLMSLLTILPALVLMMTSFLRILVVLTILRQAIGLQGSPPTQVLVGLALFLSLFVMAPTLSQVNTSAIEPYAAGALTADAAIASAGEAFHAFMMQQTREANLIMFADISGVGAFADPQDIPFSILLPAFVTSELETAFQIGFMLFLPFLVIDLVVASVLMSLGMMMLSPTIVSLPFKLLLFVLVDGWALLMGSLAMSFG; from the coding sequence ATGCGCCTCCGCATTCTCATCGCGGGACTGGCCTGTCTCGCCGCATTAACCATGTTTGCCCTGTCCGATGCAGCCCTCGCCGCCGGCCCGGCGGTGGACACGCCGGGAATCGGGAGCGCGATCGAACGCGCGCTCGGGAGCGAGGGTGCGGGCGAGGATACGCCCTTGAGCTTCTCGCTCCAGCTGCTCGTGCTGATGAGCCTGCTCACCATCCTGCCCGCCCTGGTGCTGATGATGACGAGTTTCTTGCGCATTCTCGTCGTGCTCACGATCCTGAGGCAGGCGATTGGATTGCAGGGCTCCCCGCCGACACAGGTGCTGGTCGGCCTTGCGCTGTTCCTCTCGCTGTTCGTGATGGCGCCAACGCTCTCACAGGTAAACACGTCGGCAATTGAGCCCTATGCCGCCGGGGCGCTGACTGCCGACGCGGCGATTGCGAGTGCGGGCGAGGCTTTCCACGCGTTCATGATGCAGCAAACGCGCGAGGCAAACCTCATCATGTTCGCCGACATTTCAGGAGTGGGAGCCTTCGCGGATCCGCAAGACATACCGTTTTCGATACTGCTTCCCGCCTTTGTGACCAGCGAGCTCGAAACCGCATTCCAGATCGGCTTCATGCTGTTCCTGCCTTTCCTCGTGATCGACCTCGTGGTGGCAAGCGTGCTGATGAGCCTAGGGATGATGATGCTGTCACCCACCATCGTGTCGCTGCCGTTCAAGCTGTTGCTGTTCGTGCTGGTCGATGGCTGGGCGCTGCTGATGGGCAGCCTTGCGATGAGCTTTGGATAG
- a CDS encoding flagellar biosynthetic protein FliQ: protein MQEDAQLLALADQTLWVTALIAGPVLLAALTVGLIVGIIQAATSVNEQTLTFVPKLMIVALVFVVLGGTMMALLGDFLREIFAQVAQISA from the coding sequence ATGCAGGAAGACGCGCAGCTCCTCGCGCTTGCCGACCAGACCCTTTGGGTGACCGCGCTCATTGCCGGTCCGGTGCTGCTCGCGGCGCTTACCGTCGGTCTCATCGTCGGGATCATCCAGGCGGCAACCTCGGTGAACGAGCAGACACTGACCTTCGTGCCGAAGCTGATGATCGTCGCGCTCGTCTTCGTGGTGCTGGGGGGCACGATGATGGCGCTGCTGGGCGATTTCCTGCGCGAGATATTTGCGCAGGTCGCGCAGATTTCGGCCTGA
- a CDS encoding flagellar biosynthetic protein FliR, with protein METLDFGLGVLDEQLWQVLFLSIRCGAAFLAAPMIGGMAIPPTVRVLLALAFGLFIATWMPPPITPEMLSFAAFLAIAQEAVIGAALGVLLQIAFAIPLVAAEQIAGTMGLAIATSIDPNSGAQSGALGTYFGLILTLLFYAIGAHLLWFELLLASYQVLPAGSFVFDAASGRDIALFMGYGFATAALIAFPVVLILLLVQIVTGVISRSAPALNLFALGLPAGVLAGIAALIIVMPIIVDQFAALIEVTLDRSAQLVEQTGAMP; from the coding sequence ATGGAGACGCTCGATTTCGGACTGGGCGTGCTTGACGAGCAATTATGGCAGGTGCTGTTCCTATCGATCCGCTGTGGCGCAGCATTCCTCGCCGCGCCCATGATCGGCGGGATGGCGATACCGCCGACTGTGCGCGTGCTGCTCGCGCTCGCTTTCGGCCTGTTCATCGCTACGTGGATGCCACCGCCCATAACCCCGGAAATGCTAAGCTTTGCTGCATTCCTCGCCATTGCGCAGGAGGCGGTGATCGGCGCGGCACTGGGTGTGCTCCTCCAGATTGCCTTCGCCATCCCGCTTGTCGCCGCAGAGCAAATCGCGGGCACGATGGGTCTTGCGATCGCCACCTCGATCGACCCCAATAGCGGCGCGCAATCGGGTGCGCTTGGCACCTATTTCGGTCTGATCCTGACGCTCCTGTTCTACGCGATCGGTGCGCACCTGCTTTGGTTCGAGCTGCTGCTGGCCAGCTACCAGGTGCTGCCTGCCGGATCGTTCGTGTTCGACGCGGCGAGCGGGCGGGATATCGCGCTGTTCATGGGTTATGGCTTCGCGACCGCCGCACTGATCGCCTTTCCCGTTGTGCTGATCTTGCTGCTCGTCCAGATCGTCACCGGTGTCATCTCGCGTTCGGCCCCGGCGCTCAACCTGTTCGCGCTCGGCCTTCCCGCAGGCGTGCTCGCGGGGATTGCAGCACTCATCATCGTAATGCCCATCATCGTCGACCAGTTCGCAGCGCTGATCGAGGTGACGCTTGATCGCTCTGCCCAACTGGTCGA